A genome region from Hoplias malabaricus isolate fHopMal1 chromosome 8, fHopMal1.hap1, whole genome shotgun sequence includes the following:
- the vps26a gene encoding vacuolar protein sorting-associated protein 26A isoform X2, with the protein MSFLGGLFGPVCEIDVILNDAESRKTAELKTEDGKVEKHYLFYDGESVSGKVNINVKQTGKRLEHQGIRIEFVGQIELFSDKSNTHEFVNLVKELALPGELTQNRSYDFEFMQVEKPYESYVGANVRLRYFLKVTIVRRLSDLVKEYDIIVHQLATYPDVNNSIKMEVGIEDCLHIEFEYNKSKYHLKDVIVGKIYFLLVRIKIQHMELQLIKKEMTGIGPSTTTETETVAKYEIMDGAPVKGESIPIRLFLAGYDLTATMRDVNKKFSVRYFLNLVLVDEEDRRYFKQQEIVLWRKAPEKLRKRNFHQRYESPESRPSLSAEQPEM; encoded by the exons ATG AGTTTTCTTGGCGGTTTGTTTGGTCCTGTATGTGAGATTGATGTAATACTAAATGATGCGGAGAGCAGAAAAACAGCAGAGCTGAAGACGGAAGATGGAAAAGTAGAGAAACATTACTTATTTTATGATGGAGAGTCAGTTTCTGGAAAG GTAAATATCAATGTAAAACAGACTGGCAAGCGACTTGAACATCAAGGAATTCGGATAGAGTTTGTTGGACAGATTG AACTCTTCAGTGATAAAAGCAACACACATGAGTTTGTGAACCTGGTGAAAGAGCTGGCTCTTCCTGgagagcttacccagaatcgcAGCTATGATTTTGAATTTATGCAAGTGGAGAAGCCATATGAGTCCTATGTTGGAGCGAATGTCCGACTGAG GTATTTCCTCAAAGTAACAATAGTGAGGAGACTGTCCGATTTGGTAAaagaatatgacatcatcgtaCATCAGCTTGCCACCTACCCTGATGTCAACAATTCTATCAAGATGGAAGTGGGAATTGAAGATTGTCTCCATATAGAGTTTGAGTACAACAAGTCAAA ATACCATCTGAAAGATGTCATTGTTGGAAAAATCTACTTTCTGCTTGTCCGAATCAAAATTCAGCACATGGAGCTTCAGTTGATCAAGAAAGAAATGACAGGAATTG GGCCTAGTACCACTACAGAGACGGAAACTGTGGCCAAATATGAGATTATGGATGGAGCACCAGTGAAAG GTGAGTCCATCCCCATACGCCTCTTCCTTGCTGGCTATGACCTCACAGCTACAATGAGAGATGTAAACAAGAAGTTCTCAGTGAGGTACTTTTTAAATCTGGTGCTGGTGGATGAAGAGGACAGGAGATATTTCAAACAGCAG GAGATTGTTTTGTGGCGAAAAGCTCCAGAGAAACTGCGGAAACGCAACTTCCACCAGCGCTATGAGTCACCAGAATCCCGACCCAGCCTCTCTGCCGAGCAACCGGAAATGTGA
- the vps26a gene encoding vacuolar protein sorting-associated protein 26A isoform X1, translated as MLGSFLGGLFGPVCEIDVILNDAESRKTAELKTEDGKVEKHYLFYDGESVSGKVNINVKQTGKRLEHQGIRIEFVGQIELFSDKSNTHEFVNLVKELALPGELTQNRSYDFEFMQVEKPYESYVGANVRLRYFLKVTIVRRLSDLVKEYDIIVHQLATYPDVNNSIKMEVGIEDCLHIEFEYNKSKYHLKDVIVGKIYFLLVRIKIQHMELQLIKKEMTGIGPSTTTETETVAKYEIMDGAPVKGESIPIRLFLAGYDLTATMRDVNKKFSVRYFLNLVLVDEEDRRYFKQQEIVLWRKAPEKLRKRNFHQRYESPESRPSLSAEQPEM; from the exons ATGCTTGGC AGTTTTCTTGGCGGTTTGTTTGGTCCTGTATGTGAGATTGATGTAATACTAAATGATGCGGAGAGCAGAAAAACAGCAGAGCTGAAGACGGAAGATGGAAAAGTAGAGAAACATTACTTATTTTATGATGGAGAGTCAGTTTCTGGAAAG GTAAATATCAATGTAAAACAGACTGGCAAGCGACTTGAACATCAAGGAATTCGGATAGAGTTTGTTGGACAGATTG AACTCTTCAGTGATAAAAGCAACACACATGAGTTTGTGAACCTGGTGAAAGAGCTGGCTCTTCCTGgagagcttacccagaatcgcAGCTATGATTTTGAATTTATGCAAGTGGAGAAGCCATATGAGTCCTATGTTGGAGCGAATGTCCGACTGAG GTATTTCCTCAAAGTAACAATAGTGAGGAGACTGTCCGATTTGGTAAaagaatatgacatcatcgtaCATCAGCTTGCCACCTACCCTGATGTCAACAATTCTATCAAGATGGAAGTGGGAATTGAAGATTGTCTCCATATAGAGTTTGAGTACAACAAGTCAAA ATACCATCTGAAAGATGTCATTGTTGGAAAAATCTACTTTCTGCTTGTCCGAATCAAAATTCAGCACATGGAGCTTCAGTTGATCAAGAAAGAAATGACAGGAATTG GGCCTAGTACCACTACAGAGACGGAAACTGTGGCCAAATATGAGATTATGGATGGAGCACCAGTGAAAG GTGAGTCCATCCCCATACGCCTCTTCCTTGCTGGCTATGACCTCACAGCTACAATGAGAGATGTAAACAAGAAGTTCTCAGTGAGGTACTTTTTAAATCTGGTGCTGGTGGATGAAGAGGACAGGAGATATTTCAAACAGCAG GAGATTGTTTTGTGGCGAAAAGCTCCAGAGAAACTGCGGAAACGCAACTTCCACCAGCGCTATGAGTCACCAGAATCCCGACCCAGCCTCTCTGCCGAGCAACCGGAAATGTGA
- the srgn gene encoding serglycin encodes MRFCYRIALALVLVCLLEDNVLGKPTQGRYMWLKCKPNGLNSNCIENKGPLMNLPGPSQRLPPGATKNIVPVESGEDTQETETEEQSGESSGDMDLFNNSPDNNDWMNDAPLQMVDPIIEEQGSGEDDYTNFVFPEGVEKKLPEEDLREDNVMQ; translated from the exons ATGAGGTTTTGCTACAGAATAGCTCTTGCCCTGGTCCTCGTATGCCTCTTGGAGGACAATGTATTGG GAAAACCAACCCAAGGCAGGTATATGTGGCTAAAATGTAAACCCAATGGCTTAAATTCAAATTGTATCGAAAATAAGGGTCCATTGATGAACCTACCAGGGCCCAGCCAGCGACTTCCCCCCGGTGCCACAAAAAACAT AGTTCCAGTGGAGAGCGGTGAAGACACCCAAGAGACTGAAACAGAGGAGCAGTCTGGAGAAAGCTCTGGTGACATGGACCTTTTCAACAACTCACCTGACAACAATGACTGGATGAATGATGCTCCTCTTCAGATGGTGGATCCAATCATAGAAGAGCAGGGCAGTGGTGAGGATGATTACACAAACTTCGTCTTTCCAGAGGGTGTTGAAAAAAAGCTGCCTGAAGAGGATTTGAGAGAGGACAACGTGATGCAGTGA